One window of Lytechinus variegatus isolate NC3 chromosome 2, Lvar_3.0, whole genome shotgun sequence genomic DNA carries:
- the LOC121407556 gene encoding uncharacterized protein LOC121407556 has translation MTLKGGFVLLFLLIFSSFRDCSNAEHDSGPDGGYQSTPGLTGARRGNVTADITSERNERDTLQSSSEADSQLSFLGSPDIDWSDYSSPYSSSEVPISYTTWMCPTDSDKCVNFSAFIHECEMNSTIIESAYCTCDYDCEFFDDCCYGYKVTNSTAQEPETMDLDKQYWSCTAFSIGVAHNSSCIYNHFVVSRCPPVSETDNELAHRCENPIANDTVFFDPRRVFYRNRYCALCHGVNSSELTPYFIFVPCLDNLPTEDTFCGQEPYEIDGIFAPRPRSCFDESSIISQCDSQINNQSSQSLCSNEEERRVFINGSIYRNEDCAKCNGVQLPNDTFKCIDSVPIVKPVNAFNAGYYYPILTCPEGMIPTGTECVPEGISWPECDNRTIIFAVVAKGSWQCYDGFYGLEVIKSLPTLETPVVSDYDFNFDIDELNFTTFLEIPADSLPTTLRQFKSDVEESLEELREKSCPDKKVIIRERCNLDFGLSRSTSLFHVQDKPQLFEPIEYNGTVYIAYDNTTFIAPVLWENDTYLTRFSDEWNFTKELSFSLYGHVVDLQTCPSIIVGASLITEDTRGNVTIFIYQSISFPPDKYTRFKNGSVRLCWTLSDPPEPVSLFSYSRGQYILNAILFTLSMTCLFATLITYCVFKPLRNLQGISTMNFVFALFVAQVMLQFVSSSVSSIPTACTIAAAITHYFLLAVFTWTNVLAWDLVRHFASSSFVPKRHKETRRLIVYHTIGWCLPLIIIVPCLIVQSQNPSLFRYGKIGSGCWIYQAKDIVLAFLVPVAVSFLINLVFFVLTAWGVHKSKRDSSVLHEGTGKRHKEMFTELAVHFKISCLLGFGWSFGFIASFTNSASVWTIFILTSSLQGVFVFIFFGANQRVRDLWRKKVCGSAAQTRTSTLALTSSTSVGSKTKSNIKTTSSCSTTRA, from the exons ATGACACTGAAAGGCGGGTTTGTCCTATTGTTTCTCCTGATATTTTCCTCATTTCGTGACTGTTCCAATGCGGAGCATGATTCTGGTCCTGATGGCGGATATCAATCTACACCGGGTTTGACTGGAGCCCGAAGAGGTAATGTTACAGCGGATATAACTTCTGAAAGAAATGAACGAGATACTCTGCAGTCCAGTTCTGAGGCGGATTCTCAGCTTTCATTTCTCGGGTCTCCCGATATCGATTGGAGTGACTATTCTTCACCCTACTCATCAAGCGAAG TTCCAATCTCCTATACAACTTGGATGTGTCCTACCG ATTCAGACAAGTGTGTGAACTTCTCTGCATTCATACATGAATGTGAAATGAATTCAACGATAATTGAATCTGCGTACTGCACCTGTGATTACGACTGCGAATTTTTCGACGACTGTTGCTATGGATACAAAGTGACAAATAGTACAGCGCAGGAGCCTGAAACGATGGATCTTGATAAGCAATATTGGAGTTGCACCGCATTTTCCATTGGCGTCGCACACAACTCATCTTGCATTTACAACCACTTTGTAGTTAGTCGATGTCCGCCAGTATCTGAAACTGACAATGAGTTGGCACATAGATGTGAAAACCCTATCGCCAATGATACTGTCTTCTTTGACCCAAGGAGAGTCTTCTACCGTAACAGGTATTGCGCTCTTTGTCACGGCGTCAACTCCTCCGAACTCACCCCTTACTTCATTTTTGTACCATGCCTGGACAACCTTCCAACTGAGGATACATTTTGTGGACAGGAACCGTATGAAATCGACGGGATTTTCGCTCCTCGACCTCGGTCATGTTTCGATGAATCTTCCATCATTTCACAATGTGACTCACAAATAAACAACCAAAGCTCACAGTCACTTTGTTCAAACGAAGAGGAGCGGAGGGTCTTTATTAATGGAAGTATTTACCGAAACGAAGATTGCGCGAAGTGCAATGGGGTGCAACTACCTAACGACACATTTAAATGTATTGATAGTGTCCCTATTGTAAAACCTGTTAACGCTTTTAACGCGGGTTACTATTATCCTATATTGACATGTCCTGAAGGCATGATACCAACTGGAACAGAATGTGTTCCAGAAGGGATTTCATGGCCAGAATGCGATAACAGAACCATCATTTTTGCTGTTGTAGCCAAAGGTTCTTGGCAGTGTTACGATGGTTTTTATGGTTTGGAAGTTATAAAGTCTTTACCAACACTAGAAACTCCTGTTGTCTCCGACTatgatttcaattttgacaTCGATGAATTAAATTTCACCACCTTCTTAGAAATCCCTGCAGACTCCTTACCCACAACATTAAGACAATTCAAAAGCGATGTTGAGGAAAGCCTAGAGGAATTACGGGAAAAGAGTTGCCCTGATAAAAAAGTTATCATCCGAGAAAGATGCAATCTTGACTTTGGTCTTAGTAGGTCTACTTCTTTATTTCATGTTCAGGATAAACCCCAGTTATTTGAACCTATAGAATACAATGGGACTGTCTATATCGCGTATGATAACACTACTTTCATAGCACCAGTTTTGTGGGAAAATGACACCTACCTCACACGTTTCTCAGATGAATGGAATTTTACCAAAGAACTATCCTTTTCCCTTTACGGACATGTCGTAGACTTACAAACGTGCCCGTCAATCATTGTTGGAGCTTCTCTCATTACCGAAGACACAAGGGGAAATGTGACCATTTTT atataccAAAGCATTTCATTCCCTCCGGATAAGTACACCCGTTTCAAGAATGGATCTGTCCGTCTCTGCTGGACTTTGTCCGATCCTCCAGAACCCGTCAGCTTGTTCAGTTATTCCAGAGGACAGTATATCCTGAACGCCATCCTTTTTACTCTTTCCATGACGTGTCTCTTCGCTACGTTGATCACATACTGCGTCTTCAAGCCTCTGAGGAATCTTCAAGGCATATCTACAATGAACTTTGTTTTTGCTCTTTTCGTAGCGCAG GTGATGCTCCAATTTGTGTCTTCCTCCGTGAGTTCAATTCCAACCGCTTGTACGATAGCAGCTGCTATAACACATTACTTTCTGCTTGCCGTCTTCACCTGGACAAATGTCTTGGCATGGGATCTTGTTCGTCACTTTGCATCTTCATCCTTTGTACCAAAGAGACATAAGGAGACAAGACGACTGATCGTCTACCATACCATTGGTTGGTGTCTTCCTCTCATCATCATCGTTCCCTGTCTCATCGTCCAAAGTCAGAACCCATCACTCTTTCGCTATGGCAAGATCGGATCAGGTTGCTGGATCTACCAAGCGAAAGACATTGTCTTGGCCTTCTTGGTGCCTGTTGCTGTCAGTTTTCTTATCAATCTTGTTTTCTTCGTGTTAACGGCATGGGGTGTTCACAAGAGCAAACGTGATTCTAGCGTCCTTCATGAAGGAACGGGAAAGCGACATAAGGAAATGTTCACCGAATTGGCGGTCCACTTTAAG ATATCCTGTCTGCTTGGTTTTGGATGGTCCTTTGGTTTCATCGCTTCATTTACCAATTCTGCTTCTGTTTGGACCATCTTCATCCTGACCAGCTCTCTTCAAGGGGTATTCGTTTTCATCTTCTTCGGCGCTAATCAACGAGTAAGGGATCTCTGGCGAAAAAAGGTTTGCGGATCGGCAGCACAAACAAGAACTTCAACCCTGGCATTAACATCTTCTACAAGTGTGGGATCAAAGACAAAGAGTAATATAAAAACTACTTCTTCGTGTTCGACTACCCGTGCATAG